A part of Astatotilapia calliptera chromosome 15, fAstCal1.2, whole genome shotgun sequence genomic DNA contains:
- the gpr132b gene encoding putative G-protein coupled receptor 132b yields MLAVTEMVTQTTNRSDLNCTLPHDEGRLPLVLLYSAVLLVGLPANLLTVLLTGLQVRRKNVLGVYLCSLSVCDLTYLGTLPLWAIYVNSGHRWPWSSAFCKLTGYIFFNNMYISIFLLCCVSFDRCVAVVYSLESRGLRRQRHAAFVVLAIILVVAIGHAPVFTMKEGATEGSHHCFEPSQSSAMVTGFYYARFVIGFLLPLLLLVVTNRGILANVQRSTGLQSAQKRRVRQLAVGVVVLFLVCFAPYHIILLVRGIIFHFPWLDNCSFQKAMYTPYTISLGLSTINSAVNPILYVLSSNNIRKDLRRGLAQVCGRVLVRTPSNTSQNKIQPINNSLELNTGSERLAAGKPPGT; encoded by the coding sequence ATGCTGGCAGTCACCGAAATGGTGACCCAGACGACCAATCGAAGTGACCTGAACTGCACGCTGCCGCATGATGAGGGCCGCCTACCGCTGGTGCTGCTGTACAGCGCCGTGCTGCTGGTCGGTCTGCCCGCCAACCTGTTGACAGTCCTCCTCACGGGGTTGCAGGTGCGCAGGAAGAATGTGCTGGGCGTGTACCTGTGCAGCCTGTCGGTCTGTGACCTTACCTACCTGGGGACGCTGCCGCTGTGGGCGATCTACGTGAACAGCGGTCACAGGTGGCCATGGTCGTCAGCGTTCTGCAAGCTGACGGGCTACATCTTCTTCAACAACATGTACATCAGCATCTTCCTGCTTTGCTGTGTCTCCTTCGACCGCTGTGTCGCCGTTGTCTACAGCCTGGAGTCCCGTGGCCTGCGACGGCAACGCCACGCCGCCTTTGTCGTTCTCGCTATCATCCTGGTGGTGGCCATCGGACACGCCCCTGTCTTCACCATGAAGGAGGGCGCCACAGAGGGTTCGCATCACTGCTTCGAGCCGAGTCAGAGCAGCGCGATGGTGACAGGGTTTTACTACGCTCGCTTCGTCATCGGCTTCCTGCTCCCGCTGCTGTTGCTGGTGGTCACCAACCGCGGCATCCTGGCTAATGTGCAGCGCAGCACAGGGCTGCAGTCGGCACAAAAACGCCGTGTCCGGCAGTTGGCCGTGGGTGTGGTGGTTCTGTTCCTGGTGTGCTTTGCCCCATACCACATCATCCTACTGGTCCGAGGCATCATCTTCCACTTCCCGTGGCTTGACAACTGCTCGTTTCAGAAGGCCATGTACACACCCTACACCATATCGCTGGGCCTGTCCACCATCAACAGCGCTGTCAACCCAATCCTGTACGTCTTGTCAAGCAACAACATTCGAAAGGATCTACGGCGAGGACTTGCACAGGTCTGTGGCAGAGTGCTGGTGAGAACTCCGTCCAACACCAGCCAAAACAAAATCCAGCCGATCAACAACTCTTTAGAGCTCAACACGGGCAGTGAGAGGCTGGCAGCAGGAAAACCACCCGGGACCTGA
- the vipas39 gene encoding spermatogenesis-defective protein 39 homolog isoform X1, with amino-acid sequence MDFLVQRTTAPSKLRAAGSILGQRERDEEAGEESLTLYVQMIKSKVDEEDYWHSSKFKAFTFDDEDDELSRLKESRQAVNNIRRLVEEDDDEDDVERVSWSGEPVGSISWSVKETAASSQRADREPAFPKISTDTPSISRSQSGYSLSSLFKGKPKVGNFQTFSDALTDSSVRLYAPELRKPKSEYKDYVSDWSPEETVQRLQQGKAVSLERFRTLQDKLLLLDHAIAAHDGNVITAVLIYLKRTLCKEVLFRELESRQTALRHFIHYLSETQNQRLLLELHRALGRAEDAALLQYKEHLSITDENKRRDFLKNCLSLPFSAEDLAHVQDHYTLLERQIIIEVTDRQAERGGKVEIFQKFPRKALILNMPLITTLYYCCFYHYAESEGTFSSPLNIRQTFKISEKQYFVTALAARAKLKAWLDVDALFASRNWLGFTRKKSPLSFQRVVDILQKNSAPTHVLQDYVALVDDGELRLTLAQKHKCHDIVISTYRDMKDRQLLLGYRGKVVRGSAEERKIDDLLSNPQIRWKN; translated from the exons AGTCACTAACTCTTTATGTCCAGATGATTAAGAGTAAAGTTGACGAGGAAGACTACTGGCACAGCTCCAAGTTTAAAGCGTTCACCTtcgatgatgaagatgatgagttAAGCAGG TTGAAGGAGTCTCGGCAGGCCGTAAACAATATACGGCGGCTGGTGGAGGAAGACGATGACGAAGATGATGTCGAGAGGGTCAGCTGGAGTGGCGAGCCAGTCGGCA GTATTTCCTGGTCCGTTAAAGAGACAGCTGCCTCCAGTCAGAGGGCAGATAGAGAGCCTGCCTTCCCCAAAATTAGCACTGACACGCCATCGATCAGTAGGAGCCAATCAGGATACTCGCTGAGCTCTCTATTCAAAG GAAAACCTAAGGTAGGGAACTTCCAGACCTTCAGTGACG cACTTACTGACTCGTCTGTCAGGCTCTACGCTCCTGAGCTCCGAAAACCAAAGTCTGAGTACAAG GATTATGTCAGTGATTGGTCACCTGAAGAGACGGTTCAGAGACTTCAGCAAGGAAAG GCTGTGTCTCTGGAGAGGTTCCGCACACTGCAGgacaaactgctgctgctcGATCACGCCATTGCTGCTCATGATGGAAACGTCATCACGGCT GTTTTAATCTATCTAAAGAGGACGCTCTGTAAAG AGGTTTTGTTTCGAGAGCTGGAGTCCAGGCAGACAGCTCTCAGACACTTCATCCACTATCTGAGTGAGACCCAAAACCAGAGGCTGCTGCTGGAACTGCACAG AGCACTGGGCAGAGCTGAGGATGCGGCG CTGCTTCAGTATAAGGAACACTTGAGCAtcacagatgaaaacaaaagacgGGACTTCCTGAAGAACTGCCTTAG CCTCCCATTTTCTGCTGAGGACCTGGCCCATGTTCAGGATCACTACACTCTATTGGAAAGGCAGATCATCATCGAG GTGACAGACCGGCAGGCTGAGCGTGGAGGGAAGGTGGAAATTTTCCAGAAGTTTCCCAGAAAAGCTTTGATCCTCAACATGCCGCTGATCACCACGCTGTACTACTGCTGCTTCTACCACTACGCTGAGTCAGAG GGGACCTTCAGCAGTCCGTTAAATATCCGTCAGACCTTTAAG ATCTCAGAAAAGCAGTACTTTGTGACTGCTTTGGCTGCAAGGGCGAAGCTGAAGGCATGGCTGGACGTGGACGCTCTGTTTGCCAGCAGGAATTGGCTCGGGTTCACCAGGAAGAAATCACCACTGAGCTTCCAGCGAGTTGTTGACATCCTACAGAAGAACTCCGCCCCCACACAC GTGCTGCAGGACTACGTGGCACTCGTGGACGACGGAGAGTTGAGGCTCACTTTGGCTCAGAAACATAAATGTCACGACATCGTCATCAGT ACATACCGGGACATGAAGGACCGGCAGCTGCTGCTGGGATACCGTGGGAAGGTGGTGAGGGGCTCAGCGGAGGAGAGGAAGATTGATGACCTGCTCAGCAACCCG caaATTCGCTGGAAAAACTAA
- the vipas39 gene encoding spermatogenesis-defective protein 39 homolog isoform X2: MIKSKVDEEDYWHSSKFKAFTFDDEDDELSRLKESRQAVNNIRRLVEEDDDEDDVERVSWSGEPVGSISWSVKETAASSQRADREPAFPKISTDTPSISRSQSGYSLSSLFKGKPKVGNFQTFSDALTDSSVRLYAPELRKPKSEYKDYVSDWSPEETVQRLQQGKAVSLERFRTLQDKLLLLDHAIAAHDGNVITAVLIYLKRTLCKEVLFRELESRQTALRHFIHYLSETQNQRLLLELHRALGRAEDAALLQYKEHLSITDENKRRDFLKNCLSLPFSAEDLAHVQDHYTLLERQIIIEVTDRQAERGGKVEIFQKFPRKALILNMPLITTLYYCCFYHYAESEGTFSSPLNIRQTFKISEKQYFVTALAARAKLKAWLDVDALFASRNWLGFTRKKSPLSFQRVVDILQKNSAPTHVLQDYVALVDDGELRLTLAQKHKCHDIVISTYRDMKDRQLLLGYRGKVVRGSAEERKIDDLLSNPQIRWKN; this comes from the exons ATGATTAAGAGTAAAGTTGACGAGGAAGACTACTGGCACAGCTCCAAGTTTAAAGCGTTCACCTtcgatgatgaagatgatgagttAAGCAGG TTGAAGGAGTCTCGGCAGGCCGTAAACAATATACGGCGGCTGGTGGAGGAAGACGATGACGAAGATGATGTCGAGAGGGTCAGCTGGAGTGGCGAGCCAGTCGGCA GTATTTCCTGGTCCGTTAAAGAGACAGCTGCCTCCAGTCAGAGGGCAGATAGAGAGCCTGCCTTCCCCAAAATTAGCACTGACACGCCATCGATCAGTAGGAGCCAATCAGGATACTCGCTGAGCTCTCTATTCAAAG GAAAACCTAAGGTAGGGAACTTCCAGACCTTCAGTGACG cACTTACTGACTCGTCTGTCAGGCTCTACGCTCCTGAGCTCCGAAAACCAAAGTCTGAGTACAAG GATTATGTCAGTGATTGGTCACCTGAAGAGACGGTTCAGAGACTTCAGCAAGGAAAG GCTGTGTCTCTGGAGAGGTTCCGCACACTGCAGgacaaactgctgctgctcGATCACGCCATTGCTGCTCATGATGGAAACGTCATCACGGCT GTTTTAATCTATCTAAAGAGGACGCTCTGTAAAG AGGTTTTGTTTCGAGAGCTGGAGTCCAGGCAGACAGCTCTCAGACACTTCATCCACTATCTGAGTGAGACCCAAAACCAGAGGCTGCTGCTGGAACTGCACAG AGCACTGGGCAGAGCTGAGGATGCGGCG CTGCTTCAGTATAAGGAACACTTGAGCAtcacagatgaaaacaaaagacgGGACTTCCTGAAGAACTGCCTTAG CCTCCCATTTTCTGCTGAGGACCTGGCCCATGTTCAGGATCACTACACTCTATTGGAAAGGCAGATCATCATCGAG GTGACAGACCGGCAGGCTGAGCGTGGAGGGAAGGTGGAAATTTTCCAGAAGTTTCCCAGAAAAGCTTTGATCCTCAACATGCCGCTGATCACCACGCTGTACTACTGCTGCTTCTACCACTACGCTGAGTCAGAG GGGACCTTCAGCAGTCCGTTAAATATCCGTCAGACCTTTAAG ATCTCAGAAAAGCAGTACTTTGTGACTGCTTTGGCTGCAAGGGCGAAGCTGAAGGCATGGCTGGACGTGGACGCTCTGTTTGCCAGCAGGAATTGGCTCGGGTTCACCAGGAAGAAATCACCACTGAGCTTCCAGCGAGTTGTTGACATCCTACAGAAGAACTCCGCCCCCACACAC GTGCTGCAGGACTACGTGGCACTCGTGGACGACGGAGAGTTGAGGCTCACTTTGGCTCAGAAACATAAATGTCACGACATCGTCATCAGT ACATACCGGGACATGAAGGACCGGCAGCTGCTGCTGGGATACCGTGGGAAGGTGGTGAGGGGCTCAGCGGAGGAGAGGAAGATTGATGACCTGCTCAGCAACCCG caaATTCGCTGGAAAAACTAA